In the genome of Acidobacteriota bacterium, the window TTGCCTACGGCGTTTTCAACGCGATGGGGCGACCGGAATTTGCTGCTGACGACCGTTTTCGCACGCGCGATCTCCGCGTCAAACACGTTGCGGAACTCGACGCCCTAATCAATGCTTGGACGCGAACTTTGCCAAAAGCCGAACTGCTGAACATTCTGAATGCCGCCGGGGTTCCCTGCGCCGAAGTCCGCGATCCTCAAACCGCGCTCCGCGATCCTCGCGTTGTCGCACGAGGCGAAACCGTGCGCCTCGAACATCCACAGCACGGATTGGTGGATGATGTTTACGGAATGGGTTTGCCGATCAAGTTTTCCGCAGCGACCGCTGCTTATGATCAAGCTTCACCCGTAATGGGCGAACACAACCAGAATGTTTATGGAGAAATTCTCGGGTATTCACAGGAGCGTATTGACGCGTTGCGTTCGCAGGGCGTGATTTGATTGTGGCAATCATTCGACCTGGTTGGGAAAAAAGTTGCGTTCAAGCAGCTCACCAATCCGCCCGATCTTTATGTCCGCTGGTGGATACTTGGCCACCTCCGCTGAATCAAGTGCGTAATGCCCCTGAACAGGAAAAATAGTTGTCAACCGCTCGCCCCAGTCCCGCTTCATCGCCGTCAGAATTCTGAGCTTGTCGTCTACCATCACGTAATGATCTGCCGGGTAGCGGCGCTCGACATCAGGCAGTTCCAACTCCTTGTGAATGTAAATCAGGATGTTTTTGTCCACAGCCTCAAACAAGCCGGAGCGTTCAATTTTGCGCGGCTGGAAGACCACATCGCCATCCGAAAGAATGACCACCGGCCCCCATTGTTTGCAGTGTTCCAGAACATCCAGCGAATTTGGGTAAAGCCGATTGGCGAAAGGGTAGTTGACCAGATAAGTCGAAAGCGCCAGCAAGTGTGAGTCGTGGGGATAGGAAATCCGATAGCGTTGTAATGCGCCCAGGTAATCCGCATAGCCGAGTTCGGAGCGCAGTTGTTCGAAGATTTGCCAGTAATGCGCGCTGCGTTCTGACCCA includes:
- a CDS encoding HAD family hydrolase, which gives rise to MPKHPIVFFFDVDNTLLDNDRVTRDLRNYLEREVGSERSAHYWQIFEQLRSELGYADYLGALQRYRISYPHDSHLLALSTYLVNYPFANRLYPNSLDVLEHCKQWGPVVILSDGDVVFQPRKIERSGLFEAVDKNILIYIHKELELPDVERRYPADHYVMVDDKLRILTAMKRDWGERLTTIFPVQGHYALDSAEVAKYPPADIKIGRIGELLERNFFPNQVE